The genomic stretch gattcatattgaaaggcactttctaatgatacaaATTTTGTACgaataatctttatatatttgaagtaatttttgatcaaacaaaaagcacgtaaaacgagagcgccttattctttgaaatGAGGGAGTATTTATCTACATATTTGGTAAAAAAAAACCACAATCTTTGACTTATAGAAAACTCATATCATTACACTTTGACatatggagggagtatttgaGAATCAGCTTCAAATAATATATTGTTTATATCACGTTACACCACATTATCAGTCTAACTAACTGTCCAAGTAGAATCACGAAATTTTAGGACACCACATAATATGTGGATGGAGGAAGTAAGTAATACTACCTCCGCTCAAATGAATACGCCTTGTAACTTTAACCAAAAGTCAAAGCTTACAAAATATAAAGAACAAAATATAAATATCTACAACATGAAACAAATATATTATAAAAATATATCTTACGCTGAATCTATTAATATTGATTTGGTActttaaatatttatattttattttataacgTTAGTTAAACTTGGGGGAGTTCACTTTTGATTAAATTTATACACCTTATTcattagaacggagggagtaagttaCTTTTGCCATGCAcataatttccttttcttttgaacAAGAACAAGAGATCTACTATAAGAGCAGGAGGATTCAGCTTAGCCGATTAAGAAACGCAATAGTTCTTTTCAATCACATGTCCTTCCTTCAAGTGTTTCTTTTCAATCACATGTATGAAGCGTTGATTCAACCTATTCAACCGGTTTATAATAATAAAAAGATTTGGAAATTGAGGATACCACTAAAGACGAAGGTCTTTGCCTGGTACTTACGTCGTGGTGTTATTCTCacaaaagataaccttgcaaaaaggAACTGGCATGGTTGTAAGAGATGTGTTTTCTGTCAAGAGGACGAGACAATTAAACATCTTTTTTTCAGTGTCGGTTCGCCAaagctatatggtcaatcattcagataggatctTCCTTATACCCTCCCCGTAGTGTTGCGAATATTTTCGGCAACTGGCTAAATGGGGTAGAGGTTAGGTTTAGGAGTCTTATCAGGGTGGGAGCGTTAGCCGTTATATGgtcgctctggctatgtagaaatgacaaggtttttaatgacaaaaattcttctcttatgcaggtaatcTACCGATCTACGGCTATGCTCCGTTtatggtcgccacttcagcgattggaggaccgcgacctctttatggaggtgtctacacgattgaagaattcggccaaggagtttattatccaacatgggtggctgcatagtctgaggatagcggctcctccaccttgatttGATCACCTTTGTATGAGAACAATATTTTTAGTTGAACCTTTTATGTTCGGTTTATCCGtgtacggctgtgtgcatcccagctatgcagaggccgggtgtattaCGTCAAACTCTGAAGTAATAAAACGCCCTTTTTCGAAGAAAAAAAGTGTTTCTTATCTCTTTCCTTCAAGTTtgattttttatatgaaaatgtatctctcACCTGCTTCATTCTCATTCAAATGAAACCATGTCCTTCAAGTTTGATCGAGTGAACTAgaaaaaaaaatagttatttCTCAGTTTCTCGAGAAGATACAGAAAAATTGTACAAGAAGATGTAACCAACATTTGCTTTGAGAATTCATTTTTTTCGAATTGAGAAAGGACAAATGCTTGTCGGACCACTACAATTTGGAGAGAAAAAAACGCTTACTGACCTAGCCGCCTGCGTCGCTCCCGTGAGCGACCATGGCTCGTATGCACCGCCGTCGCCTCTCCCCCAAACATCGCCTCCTCTTACCCGCCGCACCAGAGAGTGTTACCGGATGAAGGAAAAGCAACGTCGGCTGCGGCGGGGCCTTCTTTCCCCTcgcgcggtggtggtggcgcgggcTATTGCCGTTAGATGGGGGTGCGGCTCTGCGCACGGGGGAGCACCGGCGTGGCAGCGGCGACCTCTCGCCCTTGTCAGCGGGAGTGCGTGGTGGAAGTGCGCGGACGACTCAGGGCATTGCATGGATTTTTCGAAGCAGTAGGATGATGGAACGGTGATCGTCGTGGCGATGCAACAGCCACCACATGTGGGCTTGATCTAGGCCGTTTTCGGCCCTCGCGTCGATCTGCGGTGTGGCGGTTGTCTCGCGTGTGGCATAGCACCTTGTCTCGATGAATTTCCCAGGCATGGACATGGATGTCCTGGACCTTGCGCTCTGTGCATGGTGGGGCCCTCCGTCATTGCTTAGGATGGCTGGAATGGTCGGttgcatgggggggggggggctaaataaAGGAGGCGGTCCTAAGATCCCTCTCTTCTCATGAACAAAATCTACCTGACGCATGCCTTCACTGATTTAGCTCGAGTGTcaagttctggaaggctccgccaTCGAACTCCAAATGGACGACATGAGTGGAGTTTGCCGAACCGGATGCGTTTCGGTCGTGCGCAACCGTGTTTTTTTTTACTGTTTGGTTTCAGATGGAGCgatgggaagctcttcgcactatTGAACATGTCTTAGTTTCATGGTGAAGTCAAACGCAGAGAGTGGCATGGAAGCCGAGATCTGAGGACTAGTAATGATGGCTTGAGTTCTTATGGCGATGAGGTtttggcttggtgattcgtgCATTGGAGCAGCGGCATTGACAAGTGGGGACGGCATCATAGGATAAATTCAAAATCTAAACTTGCAaggtgaaaattcaaggtctcTCCTTAATTGTTCGTGTCTGGCAATAGCCTTGTTGAATGCATTGTTTTGTTAGCATGGACTTTCCCCTAGGTGAAAACCAATGATCGATGGTCAAGGCGATGACGGTGTTTGTGCAATGTTTTCTTTTTGCAAGCATCGTTTTTGGAGAAGAATTTGTGTTTGATGTTGTTTGGGTGGTGTTTGGTTCGCTGCTACAAGGGATAGATCAATGTATTGGGGTTTTTTTTCTTCTGTAATTCTTCTTTATTTTTGGTTGTATGTATTCGTATTGCCACCTGAACACTGTTTTGTTGCAGGCTGGGTGTAACTAGAATCTTCCcgttattaatatatttcctttatcgaaaacaaTCTGCACCAGTTTAGTTTTCCGCGGGGACTACAACCTACACTAACAATAAAGTAGAAAATAATTTCATGGTGTTATCTGACAGATGCTTAGCGGCTAGCAGATTTTTTTTCCATTAACCTCTTTTAGTTCCATCCTTTTAGTTGCTGGTCGCTTTTGAATGCATCGCCTCCAGCCAGGTATTGGTAGTTGTGCCTGTTTATTTGCCGATCACACCGGATTTTTTGACACCCGAGTGCACTACCGCACTGCAAAGTTCGGAAACACCATGGTTATGTCCCTGAAGAACAACAACCACAATAAGCATGATTAATAAAATCACATGGAATATAAAGGGCAAGAACATTAGAAGATAATATATGCTCTGTGGTCTGGCTAGAGCAAGAACACGGGCCGTAACCATTGAAGAGCAGAGCAGCAGATGATGGACCACTCACTGGAGATATGGAAGCGACATGTTCCGCAGCGATGCTGGGTGCTTCTTCACAAACTCCTCCCATTCTATGGGGTCTATCCTGCCATCGCCATTGGAGTCTGCTTGACTGAATGTCTGATAGCCCAAAAGGAGCAGTACTGGGCGTGTTAGAAGGAAGAAAATAGACTCCAGAGACTAAATACATGTAGAGAAGTAGCAGCAGTATCTTGTTAGTTACATTATCGACAATTGCGTCGACAGCATTATCCGAAAGGAATAGGTCCGACTCATCCAGAATCGCCAGGACCATCTCCCTAAGCTGTGTCAACAGTTAAGGCAATCTGTTAACTAAAATCCAGCATAACCCATGCACACAGCACACTAGGAATTTACCTCTTCTTTCTCGATGTAGCCCGTCCCCCTCAAATCGTACAATTTGAATGCaactggaaagataatgaaagcgATTTCTTAGAGCAAGTAAAAGAATGGAAAGGCGACAAAGATGGTTTTACAGGCATGCGTACACGCTCTCTTGTCCGATTCAGGCGCTTTTGGGTGGAACGTGCTGAGCGACCGCACGAACTCCCCGAACTCGATGACACCGTTCCGCTTCAGGTCAAAGAGATCGAACACCCTATCCGCGAAGAGATTCGCTCCTTTGCTGGTCCTGAACAAGGCAAGCTGGAATTCTTCCTGCACCGGGATACCATCAGACCGGGAGACGACGCCATTGCTGCTGCAGGAGATCGGATGGAAAGGTGTGCGTTACCTTGTGGATGAGGCCGTCTCCGACTTTGGAGAAGCTGAGCTTCTTGTAGAGCTCGTACAGCGCCTCCACCTCGTTCACCGTGACTGCAATGCAACAATGCCCGCAACGTTTCAGTTCAGGTGCAGAGGAAAACCAATGCTATAAAGAAGCAGGAGCTTGAGAACGCGTGCTTACAGCAGGTCTGGGAGGCGAGGACGACGGGCTCCTCGTAGCCGGGCGCACGAGCGGACCGACTCGACGGCGACGCCGCCACCGAAGACGAAGCGCAGCCCATCCCCTGCTCCGGAGATGGATTGACGGATAGGCGGCCCGGCCGGCTAGAGCTAGACGATGTAGCCGGGAAGCTAAGCCCGAGCACGAACTCCCGAAGGTGTTGGCCTCAGGGCCACGGAGTATATGTAGACGGTAGCACACCATGCTTCGAGTGGTTCCATCTTCCGGCTTACGTAACGTGCGGGTCCTCGCTGTTTTCCCTGTCACGGGAGATTTGCCAGTTTCGTTCGTTCCTCGTCCTTTCATGGATGGCCTAACGTGTCCTTTTCATCGATGGTACCTTTCACCCTACCACCACTCTCTGAAGATTCAGGCCTTCTCTTATTCGCGTGATTCTACATTTTCAAAGCATTAGGTGCATGGGAAACACGAACATGGAAATACAAGTTGTCATTGCAACATGCGCCGGCTATAGGCTATAGCCGCAACCTCCCAAAACAGTTATATCCCGGTTATAGCTGGCTATTTAAGGATCTTGGCATCTTTAGCCGAGCTATAGTAGTTAGCCGCATCATGTGGAAAAGGCTAAAGGCTATAGCGGGGCTATAGCCTGACTATAGTCGGCTATTTAAAATAGAGGCAACACATAAACTTTCTTCAAGATTAGGTTTCGTGTGGTAGACTGGTAATTCGCCTTCTGTGAGCGACTATTTCTTAGtcgatatagatatagatttagATTTTTCCTAGGTCAATATTCCTACCAGTATACAAGCAAGTAATCCCAATTCACGAGGTTTTCAGATAACATATGTGAAAAAACGTTTTTCCTCCAAtgctagaaagaaagaaagaggcgGTGATCTAGGGTTCCACCCTAGCCACTGCCATCTGCTTCGTCTCCTTCATCTTCGGCAGGGAATCGATGGGTCCCTGCCTCCTCTGCTTGCCGCTCCGGCAGTGGGAGGGGGTGGGGACCTTAGACCTACGCTCGGCGCTGCACAAAGGCCTGTAAAATTAGAGTTTGGTTAACCGGCAACGACATTATGGTGGCTATGGCAACACCGTCTAAGACAAGAATAAGGTGTTCCCGCCTCCTCATCCACCTCGCCGACAGCGATCTCGTCGGTGGCATCGAGGAGGGCGGGGAATTGTCTTATCGCTACTTTCATGGAGTGGTGGATCTCGTTCAGTCTATGTGTACTACAAGTTTGGTGTTAGAAGATTTGGATCAACTCAAGGGTTTAATGACGACGACTTCAACTCTGGGGCGCTGCTCCTTAGGGGCACGTTCACGAAGAATTCATGACCGTCATCAACAAACTCCAATGGAGTGTCGGTGGCTCGCTCTGGCAGCTATGGTGGCCGTTATGTGTTGATATTGAGTAACAGTAAAACTCACCTAGGCACCGTAGCGATTTTAGTTTCTGAACCGTTGGATTGAACCATTAAATGCTCGGGATTGGTGGTTGTTTCACGCGCCCTGTGTTGGCTGTTTTACCACACCAGCTCTCATTTCCCGGCCATGCCCTTACTCCCATAAAGGACATGCGCCTTTTGGCGATTTACATAAAAATAACCCTTTTTCGGTAAGAATTGCACAAAATGATCCTTCGGCCAAACTATTTCATGATTATAactcttttgtgtggcgcccttcgcaAATGCGCCACATAGAAGAGTGTGGCGTCCTTGGcaaggcgccacacatgctgtcaTACGTGGCGGCTCGAGCCTGCTAGCCAACAATATGTGGCGTCGCTACTACTGACGTTACATAGATAAGTGTGACGCAAGATTAGAAGCAAGGTTAGAGGCGTGAAATAATTTAATTTGCcggagggttatttttgtgtaaatggcCGCGTTTCTTGTGGACTTGCGGTGAATCGGGCCGACATCCGTGAAAATTGAGGGCCAGATTGCTTAGCCGTCCGCTGGACTGCTCACTGCAAGATTTCACTGGTGCGCCGCCAgtcgcctccacccccgccgctTCTCACTGTCCTGTCCGTCCTCCTTTGTCGACCCAATCACCTCGCCCCATATCCCTCCTTGCCAACGGAGCTGAAGAGAGGCAACAGCAATGGCACCGGCGTCCTCACCCTCCGTGTCTCCGACCCTCACCGTGAGGCCTCCTGGGAGCTCGATACCCATCCTCATCCGACCTGGACAATTCCAGTGTGTGGTCGGCGCTCTGCTTCCCGCGGGAGTTCGAGAAGCCGTCCAGAGGTTGTGTCAGATCCACGAGGATTTGTTCAAGGCAATATGTTCGGGCGCAAGGTAATTACAATATTACATGGCTTGATACCTGCCACGATTTAGCATGTGCGCTGAATCTGTAAGGCAAAAGCAGACCAAATCCATTGCGATTCCACCATTCTTTTGAAGGGATATTCCACCAAATTTATTTCATCTGTTTCGTACATGTTCGATGTAATGCATAATAGATTGTCACAATTTCCATACTTGTGTGGCTGAGCAAACAGTTGCAGGGCAAGGATAAGTGGGCAAGTGGCCATGCTGTTATTATGTTTGATGGATTGCATGCACAATGTTGTCTCCTGTTCAAATCGAGTCTGAAGCAATATTGTTTGTTTTATTTTGGAACAGAACATGGACTAGTTCTCGATGGATGCAAAACCAGGAGGAAAAAACAAACATCCTTCATATTGTTTGCAGCAGCTGGTTGGAAAGTGATAGGCAGAATGGTACACGAAAAACTTGCTTTCCTTCAAACATCTGACATGTTTAATTGTTTACTTTTTGTTGCGGGTAATTGTTCACTTCTGACTACTTACTTTTGTGATTTCTTACAGAAAATAAGAAGCCTCCATCCATTTCATCTGTTTTTTGAATAACAATCTGTTCATTTCTCGGAAGACTTGGTGATGCAAAACAGACAATTGTATATGTATATTCAGGTTCGGACATTAAAGAACTTTATTTTAAATATTGTCGATATTTTCAATATCTCATCTATTTCTAATATTCTCAACATTAGGTTTTACTGGTTGAGCTAATACTGAGATTTACAACATATTTTTATTTAAATTAAAATATATTTCAATATCGTGTTGGATAATATTTTGTGGGAAAAATGGTGTGGGACATTGCACAGAATTTCACATAGTGGACATGTACCATTTTTGGATTCCATGTTTCATAGGAATGATGCCTCCAAATAGCTTATTCAGCTGTTCCAAAAACTATGGATATTAGAAATGTTAGTAGAATAGTTTGGCCTAAGTGACTGTAAGCATTAGACATTTTTCCTACATACCACCTGTATGCTAAACGTACTCCATTTATATAACCAGTGGATACTTAGTCCAGCATTTCTTGTGTTTATATATGTAAAAAAGTATATAGATTGCACTTGGCATGTCGGTGGATTATCTCAGCCCCGTTTGCTCAACAACCATTTTTCTGTTTTAGACTTTTAGTGTTTGTTTTGTCCTACTTTCATCTACTTTTGTAGCTAATCTGAAGAACATATTGTATAAAATAAGCGTAAAACAACACAATTCCACAAACCGCAAACTGAGCTTTGAGCTAGATACTTTCCTGACTGCAGCAAGGAACTGAAACTGACACACACCATGTGGTGTCTCGGTCGTCGGAAATTTTGTATGGAGATTAGTTATTTTAAGCATAACCATTTTCCTTGCATTATAGCATGAACGGAGAATGGCTCCCAAGATTACTTTGAAGGAcgggcctggtgcagcggtagagcctcaccgtgaggtcccaggttcgagtcgcggtctcctcacattgcacttcgtgagggtaagaCTTGCCACTAACATCTTCCCCAGACCCCGCAAGTGCGGGAGCTCTTAGCACTGGGTACGTCCTGTACTGTTACTTTGATGATATCATCTTAAGATGCATGTGGTTGTAAATATTCAGGTCTAATTTATAGATTTTAGAAAGTAAATTTACGTCACGTTGCATAATCAAATTTCATAACCATGTTGGTTTAGTATCAGCAATATTTTGGTGCTGTTAAATTGTTCTATTACGCTACATTCTATGAGTGTGGATTTTCTTAATAGATCGCGATCAGTTGCAGACCGAGTGATTGCATCAGTAGTAGTTTCTTCTTTCCATTGATATTACCACAAGAAGTAAAATTGTGGTACACataatgcatttatctgttcatgGCTATTTGCTTTAGTTTTGTAGGACACATAATTCATACATAATCTCCGTGACCTGAGGCTGAGCCGTTGATGGCACGCCAGTGTCGATGTGAAATCATGTTCTTGCACCGCCATTACCTTCCGACCACATCAACTTCTACTAACAgcgctccatcgacaccaccattcCCATCATGAGGACAAGGACATGGTCTCATTTAGCaaattgcttgaagaagagaAATAGTCACACTTTTCAGCGGTCTCTTGCTAGCTAAAGGATTGGAATGGAATAGCACCCGAGAGAATTCGGGCTCCCCGACCTCCGCCTCGGGCACAAACAAGATAAGCTGATACGGCTGTTCCCCTTGCTTGTGTTTCGAGATGGGCTCCTTTCTTGGTTAATTCTAGCATCATCTTAAAATGCATGGATCGATGAAAATGCTGGTCTTTGGTGTGGCTGCTCACGGCAATTCTTCGTGGTGTAATCAAGTATGTTAAATCATGTTCCTGATAAGGTAATATGTGATGATTCAGGCAGTGAACTTCATCAATCTATGTGTGCTTCAAATTAGAGGGGAGCAAGTGTCACCCGATATGTATATTTATACACTCCTAAGTTACACGGGAGTAACTAGAGCTGTATAACTTTAACAAGCATGTCTTATTTTATTGTAGGAGTAGCTTGTTATTTACTTATATTTGAGTAAACTGAATTTCGCAAAACGTGGTTTACCATAAAGGTCATAGCTACTAGAACCTTTATATCGGGTGTTAGCATGTATGGAAGTCGTGTAATTGTATGAGAGTTGAGCTAGCCAGATACATGGTCTGGTATGTCTCAAGTCTCATTTACATAATACTTTTCGTTGCAGTGCATGTTGCCCTTGCAGACTAATATCCATAGATGAATGACCCTTAGAAACACCACGGCTCTTTTAAATAAAATGATTTGTTTAGTACACTTATTTTCTTACTGACTTTGAGCTATGTTTGTAGTGTTCAAACTTTTATTTACTTATATTGATTTTTGCATAAGATAGatgggcgcagcaacgcgcgctttCACGGTCTAGTTTATTGTATGATAGAAATAACAAGCTTGGTCGTTTATTATATTATGACACATGCAAGCACACTGTGCCATATGAAAAAAAGACTTCTGAAATCTTGAGTGATTCAGAAATATGATTTTCTTTAGTTCCCCTCTGAGAAAATTATTGTTACTAATACTACCACAAAATACGATGGAAAATGGCTACGAGTCGGCTATGTGAGCTTGATAGACTAAAATGTCATTTTGAAGTTTCGATGTGTTTTTCCTTTCTATATAATAATTATATAAAGAAGTTGGGCGGACACCTCGATTATATTTTTTGGTGTCAATAACTTACTACATGAACAATGTGTGCCTCTACATAGAATTATAAGAAAGTAAATAATGATAATTTTACGGGGGGTTGAAGTCACAGACCGCGCTTTTCTTTTGCCCTGTTCGGGAAGTAGCCATGGCTAATATTTTCACATGGTGGTCATCGCATTAACCTCCAACAAGTAGTTTCTATAGTCTTGATTCTCGTTGTTTACCCCCTCTAACCAGAAGTCATTGTCTTGTGATCATCTGAAGCTTTCCCGCTATCAGAATTCGTTCTATTCTCCTATTTGTGTTGACTGCTTGGGAGTGCCTTAGCTCAACCGTCCATATCACACCAATGATCATGCCTTTCCTGTTTGTTGATCTGCTCTAATCTTCGACTTCTGAATGCATTACAAAGCTCGGAAATGCTGTGGTAATGTCCCTGAACACAAACGACACCACTAATAGAATAAGTTGAAATGTAAAGGCAAAAATCATTTTTATATATCTTGTTTGGTTTGCAAGATTCAACATCATAGGATTTTTTCATACGGTTTACTTTGTATGCAATTCCAAAGGAAAGTTTATATGAGAATTCTGGCATGCGCATAATGTTATATGGgtcatgttttttattttgtgGTATGACCAAACAACTCATAGAGAAATGCCAAGATGGGAAATCCACTATACGAGGAACTTCATGTTGCTGCAAAATCACTCTTACAATGGCATAACTCAAATCTTTATTCGATACTTCAACTTAGTGTATACTTAATTTCAATGGGGCTACCTCACTACATAATGACCTTCTCATGGCCATCCTTAAGCATTAatgtttggtttttattttggaaTGGGGACATACCCTGGCCTACTCCCTTGTCGGAGAATAAACGTAGCTTTCTTTCTTTTTAGAGCTCAAACATtttaatttgacaaaaaaaattatacaaaAATAACAACATCTGTTACATCAGATTACTATATTATTAAACTACATGTCTCAGATGTGTCTCCTTTCTTCTAGAAGCTTCTTTTAACTTCCTCAATAATTTTAGAACCTCCAGAATATTCTGAAATATGCATGGCTTATTCTCAACACAGCTCGAATATTACAGACTAGTGTGTTCTAAATTTCCGCAGAATATAATATGGCATGATATCCTATACATTTGTTTCTGTGTTTTTAGAATCCATTGAACCAACGAGTCCCTTAAAATTCTGGAGAGACAAAAGAAAACTGCTTGTGACACCTAAAAAAGTAGAACAGATGAGAGTACTTACTGGAGATACGGGAGCGACATGTTCCTCAGTGACGCTGGGTTCTTCTTGACAAACTCCTCCCACTCCTGTGGGTCTATCCTACCATCGCCATTCGAGTCGGCTTGATTGAATGTCTGACTCGGTCCAAAAGGAGCAGCACACAGTATATGTTAGAAGGAAGAATAAAATAGTTCCCAAAGACTGAATGCTGGGAGAGAGGTATGTTGTTAACTACATTGTCAACGATCTCCTTCACAGCGGTGTCTGAAAGAGATAGGTCCGACTCACCCAGAAGCGCCAAGACCATCTCCTTGAGCTGTTTCAAGAGTCAACGCAATCTGTTAGCTGAAATTCAGGGTCACTCGTGGAAATTGCAAATTCCAGCCTTTATATAAGTTGAATGAGTGAGACAATGATTTACCTCTTCCTTCTCGATGTAACCTGTGCCTCTTAAATCATATAACTTGAATGCAACTGTAAAGAGGatgaaacaaaacagaaaatgctgATCTATTAggtaagaaaacaaaataaatggaCAGCAGAGGGGAATGGGCAAGAAAATTTATACACTTAGTCTTCTCTGATTCCGATGCTTTTGGGTGGAATGTGCTGAGCGATCGCACGAACTCCCCGAACTCGATCACCCCGTTTCGCTTGAGATCAAACATATCGAACACCTGCCAGCCAAGATGGAAAGCAGACGGATAATCATACGGCCTTGCTCGTGCAAAATCATGAATTCAGGATCGGAAAGGAGGAGACACATGAAGTGTTCTCTTACCCTGTCCGCGAAGAGATTTGATCCTCTGCTGTTCCTGAACAAGGCGAGCCGGAACTGCTCCTGCTCAACGGCAACAAAACAAGAACCCACACAAGATGAGCGTAACCTATAGCTGGGAGGGTGAGACAAGATTGGGTCGAGAGATTTATCTCTGTTACCTTGTGGATGAGGCCATCCTTGATGGCGGAGAAGCTGAGCGTCTTGTAGAGCTCGTACAGCGCCTCCACCTCGTTCACCGTGACTGCAAACCATCCACACGAATTCAGAAAGCAACGTCGTCAATTTTCACTTTCAGCTCAGTAACAGAACCAGAGGAGTACTATTATCAGGAGGCAGGAACTGAGAATGTGTGCTCACATGAGGTCTGGGCGGCGAGCACGGCGGGGTCCTCGTACCCCGGCGCGCGCTTGACCTTGGGCCGCCTcttcgacgatgaagacgacgacgacacGCCGCCCATCCTATGCGCCGGGACGGTACGCCCGCTCCGTCCGCTCTCTCCTCTCCACGCGCCGTCGATGAAATGATTGATTGCCACCCGGCGAGACGACGACGGCTCTCCGACCCTGTCTTTGTACTGGGTATCCGTCTCTCTCTCCCCTGGCCGTGGCGCCGTTTAGTAATGGCGACTCAATCGGTCAAATGGTTTTTGCCGCGGCGTACACTTCCCACTGGAGATCcgatcccctcccctcccctccgctGCGCCCTCCCTGTCTCCATCGGCCGATCTCCGGTCGCCATTGCATTATCTGTTTTCTTTATGTTATCCGTTGCTTTGACAATGGGAATATATGGCGATGGTGTTTTTTGTTTTTGGAACGCTGGATGCTCGATCGGCCTCTCTTCATGTATCCATCTCGGCGGATATGGTCTATGGAGTTGGGCGGCTGCTGGAGGCTAGGGTGGTTGCATGAAACCCTAGGAAttattttgtatttctcgatgtTTTTAGGACATTATCTGCAAATTTAGGAAAATATATTATCCcggttttttttttagttttcgcatgtgttgcttcatgtaacttgactTTTTCATTAATGAAATATATGGTTGCTCTATAAGAAAAGTATTGCGTAGATACCAATTAGATTCACCCTCTACAACAATGTAGTGCCCTAATGATAGTACGGATACACACAACTAGAAAAAAGAATACGACCAAAACAACACCAGAAGTCCAACTTCTTCAAAAGCGACATATCTAAGAAAAAAACAGTGCACAAGCATCATCGTCGACCGATCATAGATCATAGGAAGGCAAGATCTTACG from Lolium rigidum isolate FL_2022 chromosome 4, APGP_CSIRO_Lrig_0.1, whole genome shotgun sequence encodes the following:
- the LOC124649777 gene encoding calcineurin B-like protein 4; the encoded protein is MGCASSSVAASPSSRSARAPGYEEPVVLASQTCFTVNEVEALYELYKKLSFSKVGDGLIHKEEFQLALFRTSKGANLFADRVFDLFDLKRNGVIEFGEFVRSLSTFHPKAPESDKRAFAFKLYDLRGTGYIEKEELREMVLAILDESDLFLSDNAVDAIVDNTFSQADSNGDGRIDPIEWEEFVKKHPASLRNMSLPYLQDITMVFPNFAVR
- the LOC124649778 gene encoding calcineurin B-like protein 4, whose product is MGGVSSSSSSSKRRPKVKRAPGYEDPAVLAAQTSFTVNEVEALYELYKTLSFSAIKDGLIHKEQFRLALFRNSRGSNLFADRVFDMFDLKRNGVIEFGEFVRSLSTFHPKASESEKTKFAFKLYDLRGTGYIEKEELKEMVLALLGESDLSLSDTAVKEIVDNTFNQADSNGDGRIDPQEWEEFVKKNPASLRNMSLPYLQDITTAFPSFVMHSEVED